A window of Costertonia aggregata contains these coding sequences:
- a CDS encoding OmpA family protein — translation MKIFKIAVLIAMLSSFTSVEAQFFKKLKKKVEKAAEETVLDKADKKTRKKTGKAIDKTIDGKPGEAKGKNKKTEETTNNTETSEQETVREKNVFEAYSKFDFETGKNLVAFEDFSNETVGDIPTNWNVTGATEIVTLSNHDGKWLRTSKGSSALIPDFVEKLPENFTLEYDVIYDFDITSWSNNRKFNLVFSNLENPDYDLDKVAPGSQGFSLLISGGIGKGGQLYMTKYGKDKRLNINDKKSTAYLNNNNGRGQIMHFSVWKQGKRLRVYLDEEKIFDAPRAFQTADALKTMRFFSRISPKDSYFFLGNVRFAEGAPETRTNLLDKGELTTYGITFNKGSASIKPSSYAVLKTIAAILKENNDLFLEIEGHTDTDGSEETNLKLSQKRAETVRDVLITSFDIKKSRLTAIGKGENELLAKGNTPSDHAKNRRVVFKRK, via the coding sequence ATGAAAATATTCAAAATAGCAGTGTTGATAGCGATGTTGTCCAGTTTTACATCAGTAGAAGCTCAATTTTTCAAAAAACTCAAAAAAAAGGTCGAGAAGGCCGCTGAAGAGACGGTATTGGACAAGGCAGATAAAAAGACCCGAAAAAAGACGGGAAAAGCCATTGATAAAACCATAGATGGGAAACCAGGTGAAGCCAAAGGGAAAAATAAAAAAACCGAAGAAACCACAAATAATACCGAAACAAGTGAACAGGAAACGGTTCGGGAAAAAAATGTTTTTGAAGCCTATTCAAAATTTGATTTTGAAACAGGAAAAAATCTGGTGGCTTTCGAGGATTTTTCAAACGAAACCGTTGGTGATATCCCAACCAATTGGAACGTAACTGGTGCAACGGAAATCGTAACCTTGTCCAATCACGACGGTAAATGGCTACGTACCAGTAAGGGCAGTAGTGCATTAATCCCAGATTTTGTAGAGAAACTACCCGAAAACTTTACGTTAGAGTACGATGTTATTTATGATTTTGATATCACATCTTGGTCGAATAACCGAAAATTCAACCTCGTATTTTCCAATCTTGAAAATCCCGATTATGATCTGGACAAGGTAGCTCCAGGAAGCCAAGGTTTTAGTCTGCTGATCAGTGGCGGTATTGGCAAGGGCGGCCAATTATATATGACCAAATACGGGAAAGACAAACGCCTAAATATCAATGATAAAAAATCGACAGCATATCTTAACAACAATAATGGTCGTGGTCAAATTATGCACTTTTCGGTATGGAAACAAGGCAAGCGCTTACGTGTCTATTTAGATGAAGAAAAGATTTTTGATGCACCACGTGCATTTCAAACGGCAGATGCGCTCAAGACCATGCGCTTTTTCTCTCGCATATCGCCAAAAGACAGTTATTTCTTTTTGGGCAATGTACGGTTTGCCGAAGGTGCACCAGAAACCAGGACCAATCTTTTAGATAAAGGCGAGCTTACAACGTATGGCATCACTTTTAATAAAGGGTCTGCCAGCATAAAACCATCATCTTATGCGGTACTCAAAACCATAGCTGCCATACTAAAGGAAAATAACGACTTATTTCTTGAGATTGAAGGCCATACAGATACTGATGGCTCTGAAGAGACTAATCTAAAACTATCGCAGAAAAGAGCTGAAACGGTACGTGATGTATTGATTACCAGTTTCGATATAAAAAAATCGAGGCTTACGGCTATAGGTAAAGGCGAAAATGAGTTACTGGCAAAAGGTAACACACCAAGCGATCATGCCAAAAACAGACGTGTAGTATTTAAAAGAAAATAA
- a CDS encoding BspA family leucine-rich repeat surface protein, whose protein sequence is MKTILQTLILLTILITFGCSKDDDTPKNTTPENNTPQNNAPEINAQSFTVAENIADNMPIGTVQATDPEGDTLTYSITQNDNNLFEISNTGVLSLEDLQTLDFETTQSHTITVSVSDGSTSAEATITINVTDIDDTSFITTWETTTTNETVTIPTRSGQYTYNYTIDWGDNTIQTNRTDDATHTYTTPGLHTIKINGDFPTIFLRNNIDSGGQLRSVEQWGNIQWQTMREAFKWVRTLTINATDAPDLSQVSDMARMFESALVSSNQNLTGILIGSLNHWDVSNVTDMEAMFLDLRFNEDISAWNVSNVTDMSGMFIGSSFNQNIGSWNVSNVTDMLEMFKNSSFNQNIGSWDVGNVTDMSSMFQDSPFNQDISAWDVSDVEFMSDMFSGSSFNQDISIWDVANVIGCSDFALNSSLTVSNTPNFTNCTP, encoded by the coding sequence ATGAAAACTATATTACAAACACTGATCTTACTCACGATTTTAATCACTTTTGGCTGTAGTAAAGATGACGATACACCAAAAAATACTACACCCGAAAACAACACACCCCAAAACAACGCACCAGAAATAAACGCGCAAAGCTTTACCGTCGCAGAAAACATTGCCGATAATATGCCCATTGGTACGGTGCAGGCTACAGACCCAGAAGGCGATACGTTAACCTACAGCATTACCCAAAACGATAACAACCTTTTTGAGATTAGCAATACAGGTGTTTTAAGCTTAGAGGATTTACAGACCTTAGATTTTGAGACTACCCAAAGCCATACCATTACAGTTAGCGTAAGCGATGGCAGTACAAGTGCAGAAGCCACTATTACCATAAATGTTACTGATATAGATGACACCTCCTTTATCACCACCTGGGAAACCACCACGACCAACGAAACGGTAACCATACCCACACGTAGTGGCCAGTACACTTATAATTACACCATAGATTGGGGAGATAACACCATACAGACCAACCGAACAGATGACGCCACACATACCTACACGACGCCTGGTTTACACACAATAAAAATAAATGGTGATTTTCCGACTATTTTCTTACGAAATAATATTGATTCCGGAGGGCAATTACGAAGTGTAGAACAATGGGGCAATATACAATGGCAAACGATGCGGGAAGCATTTAAATGGGTGAGAACATTAACTATAAATGCCACTGATGCCCCAGACTTGTCCCAGGTAAGCGATATGGCCAGGATGTTTGAGTCTGCTCTTGTATCAAGTAACCAGAACCTTACGGGTATTCTTATTGGTAGTCTCAATCATTGGGATGTAAGTAACGTAACCGATATGGAAGCCATGTTTTTAGATTTAAGGTTTAACGAGGATATAAGTGCTTGGAACGTAAGTAACGTAACTGATATGTCGGGTATGTTTATTGGGTCTTCGTTTAACCAAAATATAGGTAGTTGGAATGTTAGCAATGTTACGGATATGCTAGAGATGTTTAAAAACTCATCCTTTAACCAAAATATCGGTAGTTGGGATGTGGGTAATGTAACCGATATGAGTAGTATGTTTCAAGATTCCCCTTTTAACCAAGATATTAGCGCTTGGGATGTCAGCGATGTGGAATTTATGAGTGACATGTTCTCTGGCTCATCTTTTAACCAAGACATTAGTATTTGGGACGTGGCTAATGTAATTGGTTGCTCAGATTTTGCTCTTAACTCATCACTTACAGTGAGTAACACCCCAAATTTTACCAATTGTACGCCTTAA
- a CDS encoding collagen-like triple helix repeat-containing protein: MKITTYSIVFVLGAALFLSSCSAEDGEDGAMGPQGIQGEQGPAGQDGADGQDGVDGTPTIISSDWFDSVFSSDAFSSTFDVPDDRISDEVMNSGYVLVYGQLNINRAIVPLPYTLGNQTYSFQLEPENTNFRGIRLSASTDGQNRENFNYFDRFRYVIFPPNTGTSKTTAKNSIQFLKNSGVDIFDYEQLADYLGIED, from the coding sequence ATGAAAATAACAACATACAGTATCGTTTTTGTTCTAGGTGCAGCTCTTTTTCTATCTTCTTGTAGTGCCGAAGATGGTGAAGACGGTGCCATGGGCCCACAGGGCATTCAAGGTGAACAAGGCCCGGCCGGGCAAGACGGAGCAGACGGGCAAGACGGCGTAGATGGAACACCCACTATAATTTCATCAGATTGGTTTGATAGTGTATTTTCAAGTGATGCGTTTAGCAGTACTTTTGATGTGCCAGACGATAGAATCAGCGATGAGGTCATGAATTCGGGGTACGTGTTGGTGTATGGTCAATTAAATATAAATCGTGCTATCGTTCCTCTACCCTATACTTTGGGCAATCAAACATATTCGTTTCAATTAGAACCGGAAAATACAAATTTTAGAGGCATCAGATTATCTGCTTCTACTGATGGTCAAAACCGAGAAAATTTCAATTATTTCGACCGGTTTAGATACGTGATTTTTCCTCCGAATACCGGCACCTCAAAAACTACGGCAAAAAACAGCATACAGTTTTTAAAAAACAGTGGCGTAGATATTTTTGATTATGAACAATTAGCTGATTATTTGGGTATCGAGGACTAG
- a CDS encoding collagen-like protein, whose protein sequence is MKIKLQKSIYPILFIALIVASCSPEDGVDGVDGAQGEQGPTGQNGADGQDGVDGEDAFPNTIFSNWFPTEIGDEEERSTNFSILIPAEHEEIFRSSTEGGIVLVYGRVVNERLTDTFQLPFIFRNIVKNDFSTVVFSSEEAQSRLLIYASTLDNSRRKLNFIQEYRYVLIPPPNSPSQKNSGKRTIAAQLISAGIDVSSYNQLATYFNIKY, encoded by the coding sequence ATGAAAATAAAATTACAAAAGAGTATCTATCCAATTTTGTTTATCGCTCTAATTGTGGCATCCTGTAGTCCAGAAGATGGTGTAGACGGTGTAGACGGTGCACAAGGAGAACAAGGACCCACAGGGCAAAATGGAGCAGATGGGCAAGATGGTGTGGATGGCGAAGATGCTTTTCCGAACACAATATTCTCCAATTGGTTTCCAACGGAGATTGGAGACGAAGAAGAACGTTCTACAAATTTCAGTATACTAATCCCAGCGGAACACGAAGAAATTTTTAGAAGTAGTACCGAAGGTGGAATAGTATTGGTCTATGGAAGGGTGGTCAATGAAAGATTGACAGATACTTTTCAACTACCGTTCATATTCAGGAACATTGTAAAAAATGATTTTTCCACAGTGGTATTTTCTTCGGAAGAAGCTCAAAGTAGATTGTTAATTTATGCCAGTACGTTAGACAATTCAAGGCGTAAGTTGAATTTTATACAGGAATATCGGTACGTACTTATACCACCACCAAATAGTCCGTCACAAAAGAATAGTGGTAAACGAACAATAGCCGCACAGTTGATTTCAGCTGGCATAGATGTGAGCTCCTACAATCAGTTGGCTACTTATTTCAATATCAAATACTAA
- the rimK gene encoding 30S ribosomal protein S6--L-glutamate ligase, with protein sequence MDLKIIGSEEWCIFQELGIPAIKARVDSGAKTSSIQATNLKVYAKGAQEWVKFEVNPLQENRSIAIECEARLVDRRMVKSSSGISEERLVVKTPVTLGDAVFDIELTLANRDTMEFRMLLGREAINERYIVNSALEYQIQRFTDADIDEKYKSFYKEKTGLKIALLASNPNLYSNKRLIEAAEARGHEIQFLNVELAYMKLDARSPEIRYRGGNILNEFDAVIPRIKPSVTFYGCALIRQFDNLGVYCQNSAEAITQSRDKLFASQLFSKNDIHIPITGFAKSPMDTKDLIKMVNGAPLIIKLLESTQGKGVVLAETNKAAESVINAFKSVNTNILVQEFIKEANGQDIRCFVVNGKVVASMQRQAEKGEFRANIHQGGKASIVKITSEERKLAQKAAKILNLAVAGVDIIRSNKGPLLLEVNSSPGLEGIENATGKDIANEMIMAIEKKLKFSI encoded by the coding sequence TTGGATTTAAAGATTATTGGTAGTGAAGAGTGGTGCATATTTCAAGAGTTGGGAATTCCGGCCATAAAGGCACGTGTGGATTCCGGCGCAAAAACATCGTCTATACAGGCGACCAATCTAAAGGTATATGCTAAGGGAGCCCAGGAGTGGGTAAAATTCGAGGTAAACCCCTTACAAGAAAACAGGAGCATCGCCATTGAGTGTGAAGCGCGTTTGGTAGATCGGCGTATGGTCAAAAGCTCGTCAGGGATTTCAGAAGAGCGTTTGGTGGTCAAAACACCTGTTACCTTGGGCGATGCCGTTTTTGATATTGAACTCACTTTGGCCAATCGCGATACTATGGAGTTTCGTATGCTATTGGGCAGGGAGGCCATTAATGAAAGGTATATTGTGAATTCGGCACTTGAATATCAAATACAACGCTTTACCGATGCCGATATCGATGAAAAATACAAATCCTTTTACAAGGAAAAAACAGGATTGAAAATTGCTTTGTTGGCCAGTAATCCCAATTTATACAGCAACAAAAGATTGATTGAAGCGGCAGAGGCCAGAGGGCACGAAATTCAATTTTTGAACGTTGAGCTGGCCTACATGAAATTGGATGCCCGTTCGCCCGAGATACGATACCGTGGCGGGAACATACTCAATGAGTTTGATGCGGTAATCCCACGTATAAAACCTTCGGTCACTTTTTATGGTTGTGCCCTGATCAGGCAATTTGATAATTTGGGTGTCTACTGTCAAAACTCTGCTGAAGCCATTACCCAATCTCGGGACAAGCTCTTTGCATCGCAATTGTTTTCAAAAAACGATATTCATATTCCCATAACCGGTTTTGCAAAATCTCCAATGGATACCAAAGATTTGATAAAAATGGTAAACGGTGCCCCACTGATTATCAAACTGTTGGAAAGCACTCAAGGGAAAGGAGTAGTATTGGCCGAAACCAACAAAGCTGCGGAAAGTGTCATCAATGCCTTTAAAAGTGTGAACACCAATATTTTGGTACAGGAATTCATCAAAGAGGCCAATGGGCAGGATATTCGCTGTTTCGTGGTCAACGGTAAAGTAGTGGCGAGTATGCAACGGCAAGCCGAAAAAGGGGAGTTTAGGGCCAATATTCATCAAGGTGGAAAAGCATCGATAGTTAAAATTACCTCCGAGGAGCGAAAGCTGGCGCAAAAAGCTGCCAAAATCCTTAATCTGGCCGTGGCCGGGGTAGACATTATCCGCTCTAATAAAGGTCCTTTACTTTTAGAGGTGAACTCCTCTCCCGGTTTGGAAGGTATTGAAAACGCTACCGGTAAGGATATCGCCAATGAGATGATTATGGCCATCGAAAAGAAACTGAAGTTTAGTATTTGA
- a CDS encoding bifunctional GNAT family N-acetyltransferase/carbon-nitrogen hydrolase family protein, with the protein MKIEEIENIELKFLDLEDYQDLKTAMISAYTNMPGAYWKEAHIKSLIDKFPDGQVVIKINGELAGVALSIIVDYDTFEDDHTYEQITGNYSFNTHNNEGDVLYGIEVFIKPQFRGLRLGRRLYDYRKELCEKLNLKSILFGGRMPNYHKYSQELTPKEYIAQVRRKEIQDPVLNFQISNDFHPAKVLKGYLPGDEASNDYAILMEWDNIYYQKPTKKAATKKTIIRLGLIQWQMRPYKDLEELLQQAEYFIDAVSGYRSDFALFPEFFNAPLMAKDNHLSTPEAIRELAKHTQAIVQKFSEFSISYNINIITGSMPEVIDGRLYNVGYLCRRDGSMERYEKLHVTPDEAKVWGMQGGNQLKAFDTDCGKIGVLICYDSEFPELSRLLADEGMDILFIPFLTDTQNGYSRVRHCAQARAIENECYVAIAGSVGNLPNVQNMDIQFAQSIVFTPCDFSFPTNGIKAEATPNTEMILIADVDIDLLRELNQFGAVRNLKDRRKDIFELKKR; encoded by the coding sequence ATGAAAATAGAAGAAATTGAGAATATAGAATTAAAGTTTTTAGACCTTGAAGATTATCAAGATTTGAAAACGGCAATGATTTCTGCTTATACCAACATGCCCGGTGCGTATTGGAAAGAAGCGCATATAAAATCGTTGATAGATAAATTTCCTGATGGGCAAGTGGTTATAAAAATAAACGGAGAGCTAGCGGGTGTCGCACTCTCTATAATTGTAGATTATGACACTTTTGAAGACGACCATACCTATGAGCAAATCACCGGTAATTATTCTTTTAACACTCATAATAACGAAGGTGATGTGTTATACGGTATCGAGGTTTTCATAAAGCCACAATTCCGTGGTCTCAGGCTGGGACGTAGATTGTACGATTATAGAAAGGAACTTTGCGAAAAATTAAATCTAAAAAGTATTCTTTTTGGGGGCCGTATGCCAAACTACCATAAGTATTCGCAGGAATTGACTCCCAAAGAATATATAGCCCAAGTGAGAAGAAAAGAGATTCAAGACCCCGTGCTTAACTTTCAGATCAGTAATGATTTTCATCCTGCGAAAGTATTGAAAGGCTATTTGCCAGGTGATGAAGCCTCTAATGATTATGCTATTTTGATGGAGTGGGATAATATTTATTATCAAAAACCCACTAAAAAAGCCGCAACCAAAAAAACCATTATTCGGTTAGGGTTGATTCAATGGCAGATGAGGCCATACAAAGATTTGGAGGAACTTTTACAGCAAGCCGAGTATTTTATAGATGCAGTGTCGGGTTATCGATCCGATTTTGCGCTGTTCCCTGAGTTTTTTAATGCCCCTTTAATGGCTAAGGACAACCATTTATCTACTCCCGAAGCTATTCGCGAACTCGCCAAACATACCCAGGCAATCGTACAGAAATTTTCTGAATTTTCAATATCGTACAACATTAATATCATTACGGGGAGTATGCCGGAGGTGATAGATGGCAGGTTGTACAACGTTGGCTATTTATGTAGACGTGATGGTAGCATGGAACGTTATGAGAAACTACATGTTACTCCCGATGAAGCCAAAGTGTGGGGTATGCAAGGGGGTAACCAGTTAAAGGCTTTTGATACCGATTGCGGAAAAATTGGAGTGCTGATCTGTTACGATTCCGAATTTCCTGAATTAAGCCGATTATTGGCAGATGAAGGTATGGATATTCTTTTTATCCCCTTTTTAACGGATACCCAGAACGGATATTCAAGAGTACGGCATTGCGCTCAGGCAAGGGCTATTGAAAATGAATGCTATGTGGCCATTGCGGGGAGTGTAGGCAACTTGCCCAATGTTCAGAATATGGATATTCAGTTCGCACAGTCCATAGTGTTTACGCCCTGCGATTTTTCATTCCCTACTAACGGTATAAAGGCAGAGGCAACGCCAAATACCGAAATGATTCTGATAGCTGATGTAGATATAGATCTGTTGCGGGAACTTAACCAATTTGGTGCGGTACGGAATTTAAAAGACAGGAGAAAAGACATTTTTGAACTTAAAAAAAGATAA